One window from the genome of Choloepus didactylus isolate mChoDid1 chromosome 2, mChoDid1.pri, whole genome shotgun sequence encodes:
- the KIAA0754 gene encoding uncharacterized protein KIAA0754 homolog has product MGKPLSRPDCLRQNPTCLGKGEEEDGYIEDCYVPQRSIYDTMRINEQIDQGSKLNQTSKSTMEKMEGSTISSNGTLGAASNVFEPRAPEGKKLDERIIFDALKLSSDMQKSAPVPPRRRPNAERKDNVNRRSWKSFMPPNFPEFAERMEVSLSEVSEAGASNPSLQEKRGSSSVLTESSGHLDHREPQSKSVTLERVSKSIGIPEVQDVKNLSEDCQDLRFQQHSESSPNEFQPLESEAAVASGHTDVMQEHRFSSATWPRAMKSLAKRGFSEQQHPLGDAAFTVEIPLLSPCLSEELLDPELRILITPSLREKTESELKFEEDERWIMMEAEEEWEEEKLSERGKTFLMVDEKKNNLAHIFEEREQANPVAVVEEGADCSPAVLGTFDCLALGQICCSGDSQPAKDHFASLPKDTPLDCICVLTDVDAAGEMRNRNAQGLGGLVSDLECIVGSVNAEQLSDTDSVQMFLELEKECLCEEEITPLVDLKNPVSFEGLAPSQDAENSLVTSHFPETALEKEQHVDLLNLERKDYDIGLDCECFNALVFSQVPNTVELIAHPDITRDTSTVSKEECEKVPFSPKTTGEFKFRHPVDLESLGELDPEGLPNSYHRASHEENVSGFIASELAKENGSLSQVDCSPIEGSVEDCVERVPLSSPFDCELDVTSGPEVEVLPYDSHLLTGEIHLESEKGAINQENNSLTSLVNMDPCEFLSMDSEQVCDEDGKLKELDYEAKLLESRSPAYFHRDFPEQVSLTVGRKSSESESLSLHLLVGRDGMKTVNNIKPKLNMASSEGGEMETRGSDSLLNIFPEEQVTRANNIVSILEEGVPIPQRPVPTATVTTVEEDVLDAAVPAPEGPAASAAMVSAPEGAAAAVIVPSPEETASVATIADQVPAASVAILEEDVPAPAVPAPKGADASPAVPASGEDVLAASVVTIEEHASDTPVPAPEGAVAAAAVPAQEEDVPAASGVMIEEMIPAASVATIEVHVPAASVVTMEEVCAPEGAALALTMPAPEGAAPVAAVPAPEGTAPAVAVPTTEEDSTPEEPPTPAAAVFTPEEPATPAAAVHTPEESAAPAVGVPTPEGRAIPPAVGVPTPEGDAAPAATVPAIEEVFPTGVPFLGDIHADSVPISKEGTPVLEKDLDPSAFGIKEVTGTVLHGDVPLAAVYGLSSHEVMIVHFVVGVGKVWRRKRFASSLTW; this is encoded by the coding sequence ATGGGTAAGCCACTAAGCCGGCCAGACTGTTTAAGGCAGAACCCCACCTGCTTGGGGAAAGGTGAAGAAGAGGATGGCTATATAGAGGATTGCTATGTTCCACAACGGTCTATATATGATACGAtgagaataaatgaacaaattgacCAGGGGTCAAAACTTAATCAGACTTCAAAAAGTACCatggaaaaaatggaaggaagtaCTATATCCAGCAATGGTACGTTAGGAGCAGCGTCTAATGTTTTCGAACCTAGGGCACCAGAAGGCAAAAAGCTGGATGAGAGAATAATATTTGATGCACTTAAGCTAAGCAGTGATATGCAGAAGTCAGCACCTGTGCCACCCAGAAGGCGGCCAAATGCAGAACGCAAAGACAATGTTAATAGGAGATCATGGAAGTCCTTCATGCCACCCAACTTCCCAGAATTTGCAGAAAGGATGGAAGTTTCTCTCAGTGAGGTTTCAGAAGCTGGTGCTTCAAATCCTTCCTTGCAAGAGAAGAGGGGATCCAGTTCTGTATTAACAGAAAGTTCTGGCCATTTGGACCACAGGGAACCTCAGTCAAAGTCAGTAACTCTAGAACGTGTGTCTAAATCCATAGGCATCCCAGAAGTGCAAGATGTGAAAAACTTGAGTGAAGACTGCCAGGACCTCAGATTTCAGCAGCACAGTGAGAGTTCTCCCAATGAATTCCAGCCTCTAGAATCAGAGGCTGCAGTAGCAAGTGGTCACACAGATGTAATGCAGGAACACAGATTCTCAAGTGCAACCTGGCCCAGGGCCATGAAAAGTTTGGCTAAGAGAGGCTTCAGCGAGCAGCAGCACCCACTTGGGGATGCAGCCTTCACTGTGGAAATACCACTTCTCTCCCCTTGCCTGAGTGAAGAACTCTTGGATCCAGAATTGCGTATTCTCATAACTCCCAGCCTGAGAGAGAAAACAGAGTCTGAGCTAAAGTTTGAGGAGGATGAGCGATGGATCATGATGGAGGCTGaggaggagtgggaggaagagaaaCTGTCAGAGAGAGGAAAGACTTTTCTAATGGTAGATGAGAAAAAGAACAACCTTGCACATATTTTTGAAGAAAGGGAACAAGCAAACCCTGTAGCAGTGGTGGAAGAGGGAGCTGATTGCTCACCTGCTGTTTTGGGGACTTTTGACTGCCTAGCTCTTGGTCAGATTTGTTGCTCTGGTGACTCTCAGCCAGCTAAGGACCATTTTGCTTCCCTTCCCAAGGATACACCACTTGATTGCATTTGTGTTCTCACAGATGTGGATGCTGCAGGTGAGATGAGAAACAGAAATGCTCAAGGGCTAGGAGGTCTTGTTTCAGATTTAGAATGTATTGTTGGTTCTGTCAATGCAGAACAGCTTTCTGATACAGATTCAGTGCAGatgtttcttgaacttgaaaagGAATGTTTATGTGAAGAAGAAATAACTCCTCTAGTTGATCTGAAGAATCCCGTCTCTTTTGAAGGGTTGGCCCCGTCCCAGGATGCAGAAAATTCACTTGTAACTAGTCATTTTCCAGAGACTGCCTTAGAAAAGGAACAGCATGTAGACCTTTTAAATCTAGAGCGAAAGGATTATGATATTGGATTGGATTGTGAATGCTTTAATGCCCTGGTTTTTTCTCAGGTGCCTAATACCGTGGAACTTATTGCCCACCCTGATATCACAAGGGACACTTCCACTGTTAGCAAGGAGGAGTGTGAAAAAGTGCCTTTTAGCCCCAAGACTACAGGGGAATTTAAGTTCAGACACCCAGTTGATCTGGAGTCACTGGGAGAGTTGGACCCAGAAGGGTTGCCGAACTCTTATCACAGGGCTTCTCATGAAGAAAATGTATCAGGCTTTATTGCTTCTGAGCTGGCCAAAGAAAATGGCAGTTTGTCCCAGGTAGACTGCAGTCCAATTGAGGGGAGTGTTGAGGACTGTGTTGAGAGGGTCCCCCTCAGTTCTCCTTTTGACTGTGAACTAGATGTTACCTCAGGGCCTGAAGTAGAAGTGTTACCATATGATTCACATTTACTAACAGGTGAGATTCATTTGGAAAGTGAGAAAGGAGCtattaatcaagaaaataatagtCTGACTTCCTTGGTAAACATGGACCCTTGTGAATTTTTGTCCATGGATAGCGAACAGGTTTGTGATGAGGATGGTAAGCTGAAAGAGCTGGATTATGAAGCCAAGCTTTTGGAGAGTCGATCCCCAGCATATTTTCATAGAGACTTCCCAGAACAGGTCTCCCTGACTGTTGGGAGGAAGTCCTCGGAGTCAGAAAGTCTGAGTTTGCACCTGCTGGTTGGCAGAGATGGAATGAAAACTGTGAATAATATCAAGCCTAAGCTGAATATGGCATCGTCGGAGGGAGGTGAGATGGAAACGAGAGGCTCAGATTCATTGCTAAATATCTTTCCAGAAGAACAAGTTACCAGGGCTAATAATATTGTATCAATTTTGGAAGAAGGGGTGCCCATCCCACAGAGGCCTGTCCCAACTGCTACAGTGACCACTGTAGAGGAAGATGTCCTAGATGCTGCAGTGCCTGCCCCAGAGGGGCCTGCTGCCTCAGCTGCTATGGTGTCTGCCCCAGAAGGGGCTGCTGCAGCTGTTATAGTGCCTTCCCCAGAGGAAACTGCTTCAGTGGCCACCATAGCAGACCAAGTCCCAGCTGCTTCAGTGGCCATTCTAGAGGAGGATGTCCCAGCGCCTGCAGTACCTGCCCCCAAAGGGGCTGATGCATCCCCTGCAGTACCTGCCTCAGGGGAAGATGTCTTAGCTGCTTCAGTGGTCACCATAGAGGAGCATGCATCAGATACCCCAGTACCTGCCCCAGAAGGGGCTGTTGCAGCTGCTGCAGTGCCTGCCCAGGAGGAAGATGTACCAGCTGCTTCAGGGGTCATGATAGAGGAGATGATCCCTGCTGCTTCAGTGGCCACCATAGAAGTACATGTCCCAGCTGCTTCAGTGGTTACCATGGAGGAGGTATGTGCCCCAGAGGGGGCTGCTCTAGCTCTTACAATGCCTGCTCCAGAGGGTGCTGCCCCAGTTGCTGCTGTTCCTGCCCCAGAAGGGACTGCTCCAGCTGTTGCAGTGCCCACCACAGAGGAGGATAGCACCCCAGAGGAGCCTCCTACCCCAGCTGCTGCAGTTTTTACTCCAGAAGAGCCTGCCACCCCAGCTGCTGCAGTGCATACTCCAGAGGAGTCTGCTGCCCCAGCTGTTGGGGTGCCTACTCCAGAGGGACGTGCCATCCCCCCAGCTGTCGGAGTGCCCACCCCAGAGGGAGATGCTGCTCCAGCTGCTACTGTACCTGCTATTGAAGAAGTTTTTCCCACTGGAGTACCCTTCTTGGGAGATATCCATGCTGATTCAGTGCCTATCTCAAAAGAGGGGACTCCTGTTTTGGAGAAGGACCTTGACCCTTCAGCATTTGGAATAAAAGAAGTGACTGGCACAGTGTTACATGGGGACGTGCCTCTGGCTGCAGTTTATGGATTAAGTTCACATGAGGTAATGATTGTTCATTTTgttgtgggggtggggaaagtctggagaagaaagagatttGCAAGTTCTCTGACTTGGTGA